From the Bacillus sp. FJAT-22090 genome, the window TAATTTTTTATTCATGTTTTTTCCTCCCTTAACTAATATTGCTTTGCATTCTTAGTATACCAAAGTTAGTTCCTTTTAAAACCTTCCCCTAGCACCTCGTATGCACTTGAAACAATCACAAAGGCTTGTGGGTCATGGGTTTTGACAATTTGTTTCAGTTTTGTGAATTCGGTTTGATAGGCAACTACTAACAAAATTGGTCGTTCTTCCTCAGTGTATCCCCCAATTGCAGGAAGTTTTGTCACCCCTCTGTCTATTTCTTTATATATAGCATCCCTTATTTCCTCTTGTTTATTCGTAATAATGTAAATCATTTTAGATTGACTAAATCCAAGTTGAACTATATCAATGGTCTTCGTCGTTACAAACAGTCCAATCAATGCATAAAGTGCTTTTTCAATATCAAAAACGATAGCGGCACTAAGTACAATTAAACCATCAATTAATAACACACTTGTCCCAAGAGAAAATCCAGTATACTTTGTAATAATTTGAGCTGCTAAATCAGTACCTCCTGTAGATGCACCACCTCGAAACACGATGCCTAATCCAAGACCTACCGTGATTCCTCCAAACAAAGCACCTAACAGTGGATTAGTTGTCCATGGTTCCCAGCTAGCAGATAACAAAACAACTGCTGGAAGTGTAAGAGTTCCTACTAAAGATTTGATTCCGAACTTAGCACCAAGAAAAAAAAGGCCAGCAATAAATAATGGGATATTAAATGAATATTGAACAATCCCTGGCTCCCAGCCAAAAACACCTTTTAAAATAGTACTTATCCCACTTACTCCACCCGAAGCAACTTGGTTTGGTAATAAAAAAACATTAAACCCAATTGCAATGATCGCCGCACCAATAATGACATATAAATAATCTCTTCCTTGTTCCCATAAAGGCGGAAGCTCTTTGTGTATTCTTTGATTTGTAGACATATTTTATCCTCTTTCGTTTCAAAATACTTATAGCCCGAACTAGTATAACAACTGATGAGGACTTTGTGAACTTCAGCAAAGTGACTCGATAAATGGATAAAGTGATTGATTGATGCTATCGATTGTTTCGTTTTTCCAATGATTCTACATTATCTTAAGTATTCACTCGACATTTAACGATATACGAGCAATTCCTTTTTAACCAAAAAAAGATGCCCAACTTGATGGGCATCCTCAGACTGTAAATAGGATAAATCATGTTTTCCGAAGCTTTCCGCGGACTAGCGCCGAGCCGCTTCGTCGCTTCGCTCGGCCCCGCCCTCGTAAATCATCCCCCAGTAGCGGAAATCCCAATTTTTATTTTAATTGAAAAAAGACTGTAGACAAACTCAAATTCCTTAGAGTTTGTCCACAGTCTGCCCAACATGTTAGGCATCATCTCTCATTTCTTAATTGATTGTGTTTCTTCGTATGTTTCGTCGATATATTTTGCAATTGTCTTTTGTTCATCCGTAATATTAACTAAAGTTGCATTAAGCTCTTCTACTGCAGCGGTACTTTCTTCTATAATAGCTGCAAATTCGTTCGTACTCGTTTGGATAGCTTCACTATTTTCAGCAATCGCATCCACATCTTTTAAAAATTTTGATAGTTCATATTGTAAAGATTGCATTGTCTCAAATAACTCGTTGAATGACTTATTCGACTTATCTGCCGTTTGTACTTGGGAATAGATTTGAGTAACACCTATTTCTAGTTTACCCAATGCTGCTTCATTATATTTGTTTACTTCGTTTAAGTTTGTATCTATCTTTTCTAGAGACTGATCTGTCACTCCAGCTAATTTCCTTATTTCTTCTGCAACTACTGCAAAACCTTTTCCTTGTTCTCCAGCTCTCGCAGCTTCAATAGATGCGTTTAATGCTAATAAATTGGTTTGCTCGGTTATTTTTCGAATAGTACTCGCGAATTCATTTGTTTCATTGATTTTATTGGAAAGATCATTGAATGTTTTATTCAACTCGACAAAAAATACTGTAAATTGATCGATCTCATTTTTCATCTCATTCATTACTATGGAGCCATCAGCTGCATTTTTTTCAGCTATTTCTGCTTGACGGACAATTGCATTTAAATGACCAACCATTTCTTTTACAGAATCTGTTGTAGCCTCTGTATTCTTTACAATATCTACAACATGATCTGCTTGTCGTTGAGAGCCAATGCTTACTTCATCTACTGCCTGAAGCATCTCTTGCTGCGAATATATAGAAGCATGTGTACTATTACGTATCTGTTCCAGATTAGTTGTAATGGTTGTCACGGCGGTTTGGAGATGTTGTTTATGTAATTCCTCTTCTTTTACTTTCATTTCCGCATTACCTACTAAATTCTCAACATTAGTAAATAATGCTTTACTTTGCCTAACTTGTAGAAAAATACCTAAAGCCATTATAAATTGTACAAAAAAGACATTAATCGTTTTACCTTCGAAAATACCAGTTGTATCCAGTAAAACATTTACAATCATTCCAAGAACAGAAAAAATGTAGCCAAATAAAAATACTCCCTGATTATTGTGTAAACTACTTAATATTAGTACAAAAAGTGCTAAAACAATTGTAGCAATACTTACTTCATAAAAATAAGCTGTTCCCGTCGCTGTGATTGTGCCTGAAATAATGACAATGTACGGAAAGATAATTGCTAATTTGTTTATTAATCTAGTAAGAAAATAAATCGCGACAGTTAAAATTAGTGGTACCCCAATGGAGATAATAACAGCGTTGTCTTGCTTTAACATAATTTGCGCAATGAGACCTAAAGTACCTGCCAGTCCATAAGCTAAAAATAAAATGAAGTTTTTCCTTTGTAAATCCTGTTTCTTAATGTCTACAATATTCATCCTGCTATCCTCCAAAATATTCAAATTAAAGACAAAAAAATACTCCAATGTTACCTAATTATAACATCGAAGTATGATTCGTCTATTAATTTATTTTAGATTGTAAATAGGCATGAATAAATTGGTCTAGTTCTCCGTCCACTACAGCGTGAACGTTACCGCTCTCTTCATTTGTACGATGATCTTTTACCATTGAATATGGGTGGAATACATAAGATCGAATTTGACTTCCCCATCCGATTTCCTTTTGTTCTCCACGGATTTCAGCAAGTTGTGCTTCTTGCTCTTCAATTTTCAATTGGTACAATTTAGATTTTAATAATTTCATGGCGTGTTCACGGTTTTTAATCTGTGAACGTTCAGTTTGACAAGTAACAACTGTGTTGGTTGGTAGATGTGTAATACGAACTGCAGAATCGGTAGTATTGATATGCTGACCACCGGCACCAGTTGCACGATACGTATCAATTTTCAAATCTTCATTACGAATCTCAATTTCGATTTCGTCGTTAAACTCTGGCATTACTTCACATGAAACAAAAGATGTATGTCTACGGCCTGATGAGTCAAAAGGTGAAATACGTACAAGACGATGCACACCCTTTTCTGCTTTTAAATAGCCGTATGCATTATGTCCTTTTATTAGCAACGTAACCGATTTAATACCTGCTTCATCACCTGGTAAATAATCGATTGTTTCCACTTTAAAGCCATGTTTATCTGCCCAGCGCTGGTACATACGAAGTAAAATCGAACCCCAGTCTTGAGACTCTGTTCCACCAGCTCCTGGATGCAACTCTAGAATAGCATTATGCTTATCATATTCTTCGCTTAATAGCATTTGCAATTCAAAGTCTCCTAGTTTACTACTGAAATCTTTTAGTTCAACGCCAAGCTCTTCTTGTAATTCTTCATCTGGTTCTTCTTTAATTAATTCAAGCGTCATTTCTAGATTTTCTTGTGTCGATACAAGGTCTTTGTATTGCTCTACGATCCCTTTTAACCCATTCATCTCATTGATTACTTTCTGAGCACTTTGTGAGTCATCCCAAAAGTCCGGAAAAGTCATCATTTCTTCTAATTCTTGTATACGAACCTCTTTGTTTTCTAAGTCAAAGAGACCCCCTAAAGTCTTCCAATTTACCTGCTGTTCGATCTAATTCATTTCGTATAGCTGCTATTTCCACCATTTTATATTGCCTCCGACTTTCTTAAATTCTCTTAAATATACGCAAATTTCAAGCGCCTAGTCACTTTACGTAAAAAAGCAGACATAGACGCTTGAGTTATCGTTTATTACTGCACAGCTCCGTGACAGTTTTTAAACTTCTTCCCGCTTCCACAAGGACATAAATCATTTCGCCCGACCGCCGCTTCATTGCGAACAGGTTTTTTCTTAACAGCTTCTCCATCTTCTTTCGGATTCACTGCTTGACCTTTTGCTACTTCTTCGCGCTCGAGGTTATTGCGAATTTCCGCTTTCATTGCATATTTTGCAACGTCCTCTTGAATCGCTTCCACCATTGCCTCAAACATCGCAAAACCTTCACTTTGGTACTCACGTAGTGGATCGTTTTGTCCATAAGCTCGTAAATGAATACCTTGACGAAGCTGATCCATTGCATCGATATGATCGATCCATTTCGAGTCTATCGAACGTAGTAACACTACTTTTTCGAATTCACGCATACGTTCAGCAGATAAATCTTCCTCTTTTGCATCATAGAATCGAATTACTTCTTCTTTAAGTTTATCGATGATTTCTTCCGAAGATAAACCCTCTAAACTTTGTTGTGAAATAATACCTTCTGGCAATAAATTCGCATTGATATAGTCTTCAATTCCTTTTAAATTCCACTCCGCTTTATTTTCAGAGTTTGTAAAGGATCCGACTAAGCGTTCAATTACTCCGAAAATCATTGATTCCACTAGTGCACGCATATTCTCTGTTTCTAATACTTCATTACGCTCTTTGTAGATGATCTCACGTTGCTGACGTAATACGTCATCATATTGCAATAGACGTTTTCGTGAATCAAAGTTATTACCTTCTACACGTTTTTGCGCTGATTCTACTGCTCGAGAAACCATTTTAGATTGAATTGGTTGTGAATCATCCATGCCAAGCTTCGACATCATATTACGCATATTATCTGAACCGAATCGACGCATCAACTCGTCTTCCATCGATAGATAGAACTGTGTAATACCTGGATCTCCTTGACGACCAGAACGTCCACGAAGCTGATTATCAATACGTCTAGATTCATGGCGTTCTGTACCGATAACAGCCAATCCACCGACTTCAATAACACCTTCACCAAGTTTAATATCTGTACCACGACCAGCCATGTTCGTAGCAATTGTTACAGAGCCCATATGACCAGCTGTTGCAATTATTTCTGCTTCATGTTCATGATTTTTCGCATTTAATACATTATGCTTAATACCGTGTTTTGTTAACAAATTGGAAATAATTTCAGATGTTTCAATGGCTACAGTACCAATCAAAACAGGTTGGCCATTTTTATTTCTCTCGGCAATATCAGCCGCAACAGCTTCAAACTTGCCATTCATCGATGCGTATATTAAGTCTGCACGGTCGTCTCTCATAATTGGGCGATTCGTTGGAATAGCAATAACATTCATATTGTAAATATTACGGAATTCCTCTTCCTCTGTTTTCGCTGTACCAGTCATACCTGATAATTTGTCGTACATACGGAAGAAATTTTGGAATGTAATGGTTGCCATTGTCATCGATTCATTTTGAATTTCTAAGCCTTCTTTTGCTTCGATTGCTTGATGAAGACCATCACTATAACGACGTCCTTTCATTAGACGTCCAGTAAATGAGTCAACGATAACAACTTCTTCATCTTGAACTACATAATCTACATCGAGGTGCATAGAGACATGTGCTTTTAATGATTGATTGACTGCATGATTTAAACGAACATGTGTTAAATCAAACAAGTTTTCAATCCCAAATGCTTTTTCTACTTTTTCAACACCAGTATCTGTTAAAGTTACACCTTTTGTTGATTCTTCATACGTATAGTCTGTTTCTTTCGTTAAAGTCCGAACGAAAGCATTAGCTTGTTTATAAAGAAGAGCTGCCTTATTTGCTTGTCCAGAAATAATTAATGGCGTTCTTGCTTCATCAATTAAGATGGAGTCAACTTCATCTATTACTGCATAATGAAGTGGACGTTGAACTTTATCTTCCTTGTATAACACCATATTATCGCGTAAATAGTCAAAACCTAGTTCATTATTAGTAGAGTATGTTATGTCGCAAGCGTAAGCTTCACGTTTTTCTTCTTTAGACAATGAATTTAAATTTAAGCCAACAGTCATCCCTAAAAACTCAAACAGTTGTCCCATTTCCGTCGCATCACGACTTGATAAGTATTCGTTGACAGTTACAACGTGTGAGCCAAGTCCAGGAATGGCATTTAAATATACAGACATAGTAGAAGTAAGTGTTTTCCCTTCCCCTGTTTTCATTTCTGCAATATTTCCTTCATGAAGTGCAACAGAACCCATGATTTGCACGCGGAAAGGATACAATCCTAGAACACGTCTTGCACCTTCACGTACTACAGCAAATGCTTCTGGCAATAATCCATCTAATGTTTCTCCGTTTGCATAGCGTGTACGAAATTCGTCGGTTTTAGCACGTAATTCATCATCAGTCTTGGCTTCCATTTCTCCAGCTAAGGCTTCTACTTTATCAGCGACTTTTTCTAGTCGTTTAAGGTCACGTTTATTTAAATCGAATACTTTATTTAATACACCAAGCATCTATTTTTCACTTCCCATTTAGTCTTACTCCCCATTTTACCATTCGTTACATAGTGGTGCAAACAACATGTCGGTTCACAAAGAGGTTGTTTGCGCTAAAATTGCAGGAGTAAAGATTTTCTTTCACCTTTATATTAACATAAAAAAACTCTCCTCTTGCATGGAGGAGAGTTAGGATATTATCTAACTGGATGAAATCGCTTGTCGTTCTTGTTTGCGACAAGTAACCACAGGTGCTAGTAACGAAGAATGAAAGCGTTTGTAAACAGTCAGATTAGTTTGTTTCAATTAGTCCGTACTTACCATCTTTCCGTTTATACACAATGTTAGTTCCATTGGATTCTGCATCTGTAAAGATATAGAAATTATGGCCTAACATATTCATTTGTAATACAGCTTCTTCATGGTCCATTGGTTTAAGATCAAATTGCTTTGTACGAACAATATTGTATTCATCTTCTTCATTCTGTTCCACTGATGTATCAGGAGAGTCCACGCTAGCAAAATATGCTGCTACCCCTTCGCGTTCACGGAATTTACGGTTTACTTTTGTTTTGTACTTACGAATTTGACGTTCTAATTTATCAACAATTAAATCAATTGCAGCATACATATCCGCGTTTCGCTCTTCTGCACGAAGAGTTAGATTTTTCATAGGAATAGTTACTTCAACCTTCGTCTGCTTATCATTATACACTTTCAGATTTACATTGGCAGTAGCTTGGATCTCTTCGTTAAAGTATCGGGCAACTTTCTCTACTTTTCCTTCGACATATTCTCGAATTGCAGGAGTCACCTCAATATTTTCTCCACGAATGTTAAAGTTTAACATGTAAACTCCTCCTTTAATATAACGCTTATATTATTTTTCTACATACACCTTAAAATATCCTTCTTTTAAAAAGAAAATTTTAAGTTTTGTCGAACTTTGGAATAAACTTTACTTCTTAAGTTCCAGTTCTTTTTTACGTCTGCTTTTTAGTTCACTGATGATTAAACTTTCACTAACCTCGTCGCCCATTAGCCTTACACCATATTCAAACCCTTCTTTTTGACGACGAGACCATATAAATTCACCAATAATCTGCATTGGCGTCTCATCTAATTGAAATTGGAGTTCCACATGGTTTAATTTATCAATGGCTATAAACAGCTCCGAATACATCTTTACCCCTTTTGGGCTAATATCAATCATTTTACAATTACCTTTTTTAGAAATTTCTTCAGGCGATGTTTCACTTGCGTCTTTTATTAATCGAAAAGTTGCCTTAAATGGTTCTTCGAACGTATACCTAAAATATTCGTTTCGTTTATAGAGCATTTTATTCACCCCTTAGACAAAATCTTTATTACAAAATCTTTCCTTTACTATGAAGAAGGAAAAGTATATTTTCAAATAAATGTGATTTTACCCAAAATAAAAAAATACTCTACCGTAAATTATACGATAGAGCAATTATTTATATGTTTTATTTGTTTACAGCTACAGCTACTTCTGCCACTCGTTTAGCACCAACATAGCGTTTTCCCCAATAATATGGGTCACTCAACTTATCAACTTTCACACCTTTTGATGTGGATGAATGAATAAATTTACCGTCACCTATGTATATACCAACATGTGAAACACCCTTACCAGAAGTGTTAAAGAATACCAAATCACCTGATTTTAAATCCTCTTTACTAACTTTATCCCCTGAACTATGCATACCAGCAGAAGTTCTTGGAAGGTCGATTCCTAAATCATCAAAAACATAATTCACAAATCCAGAACAATCAAATCCAGCTTTAGTTGTCCCACCACCACGATATTTTATTCCTATTAAGTTTTTAGCTGTTGCTACTAGTTCATCTGAATTTACTGCAGTTGAAGCTTCAGTATTTCCTGCGAATGGTGCTGTGACTAAAAGTATAGATAATAAGCATATAGTAATGATCTTTTTAGACGTGGATTTCAAATTCATGTTGTTCCCCCAAGTGACTAAAGTTTTCTGATAATTTCTCTAAAGTCATCTTACCATTAAATATTCCATTTTAATTTTACATTTGTGTAACAAATGTGTTACAAAAATCTTTGTTTATTAGTCCTAAAATCACAAATAAAATAACCATAAGTCCTAAAAAAACTGGATTTATCAAATAAAAAAGCCTAAAAAGTCATTTTGATGACCTTTCAGGCTTTTGTTACATTGCGAAACGAGAAGTAGATTCCTCTAATATAGTAGCTTGTTCACTAACTTCATTTATAAGTTCTGATAAGGATTCTATCGTTTGAACATTAGAGGTAAGCAATTGTACCGTTTGCTCCATGTGAGCCGTATTTTCTTCAATGGATTCAGTTAGAGCAAAAATTAGTTTTTCTGATGTATTTTTTTCTTGCTCGATTGTAATAATAGAGTCGGCCATATGCTCATTCTGATTTTTTGATTCGCGAATAAAAGATACTATTTCATCTAATTTTTCATGTAATAACTGGAAGGTCGTCGCATTATGCTTAGAGGTGGACAATCCTTCTGAAAATACTTTTTCCATTTCATTTCCTTGTAATGTAATCGAAGTAGAAATTTCATGAATCGTATTTGCTGTAGTAGAGACTTCATCAGCTAGTTTTTTCACTTCTTCGGCAACAACCGCGAATCCTTTACCATGTATCCCTGATCGCGCTGCTTCAATTCCAGCATTTAGTGCAAGTAAATTCGTTTGTTTTGAAATGGTTTGTACGATAGTAGTCATACGAGCAATTTCTTCCGTTCTTTCTTGTAATAGCTTTCGCTCTTTATCTGCCGCTTTAAATAAAGCACGTAATCTTCCAGCTTCAATTGCTGCTTTTTTCATTGTATCCGCACTTTCATCCGCTATTTGCACAGCTATTGATGCATGGTTATTCATTTCCACTGCTTTGTCAGTAACTTCTCCAAAAGTACGTGAGAATTCTTCTAAAAATGCTCTTATTCCAATAGAAGCATCTTTTTGTTCTATCATATTGTTAGTAGTTTCATGGATTGCTGTTTGCACAGTGTCAGTACTTGCCACCGTTTCATGCGAATAGTCTTTTAATATTGTACTATCTTTGCTTAGTTTTTCTGCAATTTGTTTAATGATATGTACCATGTCTTTCAAGTTCGTTTGCATTTCATTCATTGCAACAGAAACTTCACCAATCTCATCTTTTGTAGATATAGTAAGAGGTTTTATTTGTAAATTTCCAGTTGCTATTTCTTTCGCAGTGGAAGCTACTTTCACTAATTGTTCTTTTATTTGTCTATTTGTTAAGAATAACAAAGCTGCAGATAATACCCCAGCGATTATGAAGGATGCGATAACCACTAAAATCATACTTTGTTGGCTTTGGTTCATTTGATGAATAATTGATTGTCGATTTTCCGATTCCAGCCTTCTTGTCTCATTGAGCATTTCTGTTAGTTGTAGTTGTTCCTCATTCATTGCCTTTAGTTGTCTACGCTTCGCTACATTATCCTTCTTTTCAACTGATTTTTTTAAGTTATTTTCATACGTCGTATACATGCCATTTAACGTTTTCGAAAAAGCATCCCAGTCTAAGTGTTGAATTTTTTCGCGGCTTGTTTGTGTAAGCTCTTCAAGACTTGCTTTTCTCGTTTCGTAGCCTTCTTCAAATTCTGGTAATGGATCTCCTGCATAATGCGAAATAGCAATATACAAACTCGCTACTTCAGCCTTCATAATATCAGCTTTTTCGACATTATGTGAGGAGATTTCCAACTGGTCTGATAATTCTTGATTATGTATAACTTGTATAATCAATATCACCGCCATCGTACCAAATAAGAAAAAAGAACTAAAAATAGCTATTAAATACTTCATACGCAATGGAATACTAGACCACTTTTTCATAGGTATTCAGACCTCCTACTGAAAAATATAGCACGGGTATTACCTCAAAAGTATGCAATCTAGCAATCTTTACAATACTTTTACAAAAGAGTTTAGAAGACAAAACTGAATATTCTATATAGGATAGAGTAATTACACAGTGAAAGGAAGTAGGAACATGAATTTAGGACTAACCGATAAACGTGTCATCATTATGGCATCCAGTAAAGGACTAGGCAAAGCGACGGCACTTCAATTTGCAAGAGAAGGCTCGAAAGTACTCATTTCAAGTCGAAACGAAGATGAATTTAAAAAGCTTCCGAGGAATTAAAACAGGTAAGTAACAATAATAATGTCTATTTTTCTGTATGCGATGTAACGTAGGAAAACGACATCAATCGTCTCTTTGAGACAGCTAACGCTAAACTTGGCGGGGTGGATATTCTTATAAATAATGCAGATGGGCCTACTCCTGGCGGCTTTGGTCAAGTAAATGATGACGATTGGAAAGCTTCGTTCGCAAAAAATCTACTAAGCTATATTCGCACTATTCGATTAGCCCTCCCCTTCATGAAAGAACAAAATTTTGGCAGAATCGTCAATATTTCTTCCTTCTCTACAAAAGAAGTGCTAGACGGTCTTATCTTGTCGAATACATTCAGATTAGGGATGGTTGGACTTTCCAAAAGTAT encodes:
- a CDS encoding YitT family protein, with translation MSTNQRIHKELPPLWEQGRDYLYVIIGAAIIAIGFNVFLLPNQVASGGVSGISTILKGVFGWEPGIVQYSFNIPLFIAGLFFLGAKFGIKSLVGTLTLPAVVLLSASWEPWTTNPLLGALFGGITVGLGLGIVFRGGASTGGTDLAAQIITKYTGFSLGTSVLLIDGLIVLSAAIVFDIEKALYALIGLFVTTKTIDIVQLGFSQSKMIYIITNKQEEIRDAIYKEIDRGVTKLPAIGGYTEEERPILLVVAYQTEFTKLKQIVKTHDPQAFVIVSSAYEVLGEGFKRN
- a CDS encoding methyl-accepting chemotaxis protein is translated as MNIVDIKKQDLQRKNFILFLAYGLAGTLGLIAQIMLKQDNAVIISIGVPLILTVAIYFLTRLINKLAIIFPYIVIISGTITATGTAYFYEVSIATIVLALFVLILSSLHNNQGVFLFGYIFSVLGMIVNVLLDTTGIFEGKTINVFFVQFIMALGIFLQVRQSKALFTNVENLVGNAEMKVKEEELHKQHLQTAVTTITTNLEQIRNSTHASIYSQQEMLQAVDEVSIGSQRQADHVVDIVKNTEATTDSVKEMVGHLNAIVRQAEIAEKNAADGSIVMNEMKNEIDQFTVFFVELNKTFNDLSNKINETNEFASTIRKITEQTNLLALNASIEAARAGEQGKGFAVVAEEIRKLAGVTDQSLEKIDTNLNEVNKYNEAALGKLEIGVTQIYSQVQTADKSNKSFNELFETMQSLQYELSKFLKDVDAIAENSEAIQTSTNEFAAIIEESTAAVEELNATLVNITDEQKTIAKYIDETYEETQSIKK
- the prfB gene encoding peptide chain release factor 2 (programmed frameshift) is translated as MEIAAIRNELDRTAGKLEDFRGSLDLENKEVRIQELEEMMTFPDFWDDSQSAQKVINEMNGLKGIVEQYKDLVSTQENLEMTLELIKEEPDEELQEELGVELKDFSSKLGDFELQMLLSEEYDKHNAILELHPGAGGTESQDWGSILLRMYQRWADKHGFKVETIDYLPGDEAGIKSVTLLIKGHNAYGYLKAEKGVHRLVRISPFDSSGRRHTSFVSCEVMPEFNDEIEIEIRNEDLKIDTYRATGAGGQHINTTDSAVRITHLPTNTVVTCQTERSQIKNREHAMKLLKSKLYQLKIEEQEAQLAEIRGEQKEIGWGSQIRSYVFHPYSMVKDHRTNEESGNVHAVVDGELDQFIHAYLQSKIN
- the secA gene encoding preprotein translocase subunit SecA, with the translated sequence MLGVLNKVFDLNKRDLKRLEKVADKVEALAGEMEAKTDDELRAKTDEFRTRYANGETLDGLLPEAFAVVREGARRVLGLYPFRVQIMGSVALHEGNIAEMKTGEGKTLTSTMSVYLNAIPGLGSHVVTVNEYLSSRDATEMGQLFEFLGMTVGLNLNSLSKEEKREAYACDITYSTNNELGFDYLRDNMVLYKEDKVQRPLHYAVIDEVDSILIDEARTPLIISGQANKAALLYKQANAFVRTLTKETDYTYEESTKGVTLTDTGVEKVEKAFGIENLFDLTHVRLNHAVNQSLKAHVSMHLDVDYVVQDEEVVIVDSFTGRLMKGRRYSDGLHQAIEAKEGLEIQNESMTMATITFQNFFRMYDKLSGMTGTAKTEEEEFRNIYNMNVIAIPTNRPIMRDDRADLIYASMNGKFEAVAADIAERNKNGQPVLIGTVAIETSEIISNLLTKHGIKHNVLNAKNHEHEAEIIATAGHMGSVTIATNMAGRGTDIKLGEGVIEVGGLAVIGTERHESRRIDNQLRGRSGRQGDPGITQFYLSMEDELMRRFGSDNMRNMMSKLGMDDSQPIQSKMVSRAVESAQKRVEGNNFDSRKRLLQYDDVLRQQREIIYKERNEVLETENMRALVESMIFGVIERLVGSFTNSENKAEWNLKGIEDYINANLLPEGIISQQSLEGLSSEEIIDKLKEEVIRFYDAKEEDLSAERMREFEKVVLLRSIDSKWIDHIDAMDQLRQGIHLRAYGQNDPLREYQSEGFAMFEAMVEAIQEDVAKYAMKAEIRNNLEREEVAKGQAVNPKEDGEAVKKKPVRNEAAVGRNDLCPCGSGKKFKNCHGAVQ
- the hpf gene encoding ribosome hibernation-promoting factor, HPF/YfiA family; translated protein: MLNFNIRGENIEVTPAIREYVEGKVEKVARYFNEEIQATANVNLKVYNDKQTKVEVTIPMKNLTLRAEERNADMYAAIDLIVDKLERQIRKYKTKVNRKFREREGVAAYFASVDSPDTSVEQNEEDEYNIVRTKQFDLKPMDHEEAVLQMNMLGHNFYIFTDAESNGTNIVYKRKDGKYGLIETN
- a CDS encoding PilZ domain-containing protein, with translation MLYKRNEYFRYTFEEPFKATFRLIKDASETSPEEISKKGNCKMIDISPKGVKMYSELFIAIDKLNHVELQFQLDETPMQIIGEFIWSRRQKEGFEYGVRLMGDEVSESLIISELKSRRKKELELKK
- a CDS encoding C40 family peptidase, translated to MNLKSTSKKIITICLLSILLVTAPFAGNTEASTAVNSDELVATAKNLIGIKYRGGGTTKAGFDCSGFVNYVFDDLGIDLPRTSAGMHSSGDKVSKEDLKSGDLVFFNTSGKGVSHVGIYIGDGKFIHSSTSKGVKVDKLSDPYYWGKRYVGAKRVAEVAVAVNK
- a CDS encoding methyl-accepting chemotaxis protein codes for the protein MKKWSSIPLRMKYLIAIFSSFFLFGTMAVILIIQVIHNQELSDQLEISSHNVEKADIMKAEVASLYIAISHYAGDPLPEFEEGYETRKASLEELTQTSREKIQHLDWDAFSKTLNGMYTTYENNLKKSVEKKDNVAKRRQLKAMNEEQLQLTEMLNETRRLESENRQSIIHQMNQSQQSMILVVIASFIIAGVLSAALLFLTNRQIKEQLVKVASTAKEIATGNLQIKPLTISTKDEIGEVSVAMNEMQTNLKDMVHIIKQIAEKLSKDSTILKDYSHETVASTDTVQTAIHETTNNMIEQKDASIGIRAFLEEFSRTFGEVTDKAVEMNNHASIAVQIADESADTMKKAAIEAGRLRALFKAADKERKLLQERTEEIARMTTIVQTISKQTNLLALNAGIEAARSGIHGKGFAVVAEEVKKLADEVSTTANTIHEISTSITLQGNEMEKVFSEGLSTSKHNATTFQLLHEKLDEIVSFIRESKNQNEHMADSIITIEQEKNTSEKLIFALTESIEENTAHMEQTVQLLTSNVQTIESLSELINEVSEQATILEESTSRFAM